AAGCGCTGATGTGGTTATTCATATCCTTGACAGCAACGATGAACGTCAAAGAGAATCTGAACACTGCAAGATGTGGGAATAATTTGATCTGTGAGAGCGGTTCGAAAGTTGGAATGATGGAAAGGCAGATACGTGAATCGGACTTGGACGCAAATAGTTGGCAAGGTCATGGTAGCATCGCGTCCAAGCCCGGTTACACTAGGTATTGTTAGTCATCACCGTCGTCATCGTGGTCATCATCTTTACCATCATCATCGTCATCTTCGAAGGCTTTAATGGAAGCCTTGATGTTTCGCTCGATTGCCTTCTGATTCAGGGGAAGTCGCGGATCAAGATAGCCGCCGGCGCCATCGCTGAACCAGGTTGTGGTGTCAATGGTTAGAACGACATTGGTATTCGGCGAGCTTGCGTCGATCACCAGCGGCGGATTAAATTCTTGCTCTTGTTCCAGCTTGATGGCGCTGGTAAATGTGAAAACAGCATTGCTGTCGCCCTCGACGTAGCCGCTGACGAAGATCGTGCGATTCTGCAGGTTGGGATTAGTTGTGTAACCTTGGCCGTCGCTGGTGTCCAGCTTACAGATTTCGACCTCAATCTCATCATACGTTCCGTAAGGAACCGAAATGGTGCTGATTTGCGTCATCGTTCCAGCAAGATTGAGATTGACGATTAGCGGGATCTCTGACACAAAATCCAAGCTGTCTTCCGATGCACTCTCAATCTCGATTTCACTAATTACGACTTGAGCGGAAGTAATGGTGACTTGCTGGGCTTGCGCATCAGTTTCCTTGGCCAGCGCGCCAGACATGGCTTTTATGCTCAATTTTAAGTTGCCGCTGGTGCCGGACATCGGATCTTTTTCACAGCCGGCAAGAATGAAGCTCAACACAACCCCGATCACAGTGGCGGTCGAATGAAGGTATTTCATGATGGTATCCTCATGGAAAAAGTTCATTCGCCCTTTTGCAATTCTTGAGCCAGTTGCAATTTTACGCAAGCCCTAAACGTGAGTCATCGCATATTGAATAATTTGCGCTCTCTTAACGATTGAGCTATCCCCGCCGGGGCAATGGGAGGCGGATGCTAATCTTTCGTTTTGGTAAGTCGGCAACAAAACTCGAAATACCTTCCACCAAATTCTATGCTGATTTTATCGGGCCGTTCCTCTTTCTCTGGCTGGAAATTTTTTGCGATCATCTATCTTGCCCTGTTGGCGTGTTCGCATGCCGTCCGTTTCTTTTCTCCGCCAGAAACAGCGGCGCGCCCCGATCAGAACGTATTGACTCTCAATGCCCTCGCGCATGATCGCATACTGCCGCAGCATGTGAAGGTAGCTTACAATGATCTACAGCCCGATAACGTAATCAGCCCTCCTGTTGTTTTGTTGCTGCACGGCAGTCCGGTGGCCTCGATCACATTTAGAAAATTTGCGCCCGAGCTCGCGCAAAGCTGCCGGGTGTTGGTTCCCGATCTCCCCGGTTTTGGCCACTCAACGTTGCGCATTCCAGACTATTCGATTCGCAGCCACGCGACGTATGTTTTACAGATGTTGGATTCTCTTCGTCTCTCGCGCGTTCACCTCGTCGCTTATAGCATGAGCGGCGGTGTTGCCCTTCATCTTGCCGAACGCGCGCCCGAGCGCATTCAATCGATAACGATGGTATCGGCACTCGGCGTGCAAGAGTTGGAACTGCTGGGCGATTACCATCTCAACCATGCCGTGCATGGATTGCAGCTTGCTTTTTTGTGGTTGGTGCAAGAAGGTGTGCCGCATTTTGGCTATTTGGACGACGTCTTTCTGAATGTGCCGTATGCGCGGAATTTTTTTGATTCGGATCAACGGCCGTTGCGCGCTATTCTCACACACTATCAAAATCCGATGCTGATTGTTCACGGCAGGCATGATCCGCTTGTGCCGCTGGCAGCCGCGCAAGAACATTATCGCCTCGTGCCGCAAAGTGAATTGCAGCTTTTTGAAGGCGGACACGAGTTGATCTTCAGCAAGCCTCACATGATTGCCAAACAAATTGAGGCTTTTATCCAACAGGCGGAACAGGGGAGGCGCCTGACACGCTCGCAAGCCTCGTCCGAGCGCTTCGCGCTTGCGCAACAGCCATTTGATCCATCGCAAATTCCTCAAGCACAGGGCATCGCCCTGGTCACGCTGGTGTTCCTGCTTGCGCTGGCCACGCTTGTAAGCGAAGATTTGACCTGCATCAGTGCCGGCTTGTTGGTGGCGCGCGGCACAATGGGATATTTCTCCGCAACGCTCGGCTGTTTTCTCGGCATTGTGTTTGGCGATTTTTTGCTGTTTTTCGCTGGAAAATATTTAGGCGGGCCGGCGTTGCGCCGCGCGCCCATGAAATGGTTTTTCAATGAAGATGCCATTACGCGCGGTCGCCGGTGGTTCGAGCGTGAAGGCGCAAAAGTCATTGTATTGAGCCGCTTCATGCCCGGCAGCCGGTTGCCGACTTATGTTGCCGCGGGTTTGCTCCGAATGAGTTTCTGGAAATTTTGTGGCTATTTCGTGCTGGCAGCGGCTTTGTGGACGCCTGCGTTGGTCGCGGTTTCCACTTTGCTCGGCGGTAAAGTGATGGAATACCTTTCGCTTTATGAACAGTATTCGTGGCGCATTCTAATCGGCCTAGCAGTCGTGCTTTGGTTTATGGCAAAGCTCGTCGTGCCATTGTTCAGCTTTCGCGGTCGACGATTGTTGGTTTCAAAATGGCGCCGGCTCACGCATTGGGAATTCTGGCCGCTGTGGGCGTTTTATCCGCCAGTGATTTTTTATGTTTTATATCTTGGTCTCAAGCATCGCTCACTCACCGTGTTTACTGCGGCGAATCCTGCCATTTTCACGGGCGGTTTTCTGGGGGAATCGAAATCAGACATTCTCAATCGGCTTGCCGGCGCGGATGGCTATATCGCACGCCATCGCTTAATTTGTGTCTCGGGTAACGAAGAGCAGCGTGTGCAAGCGGTGAAAAGTTTTATGCACGAGTTTTCTCTTTCATTTCCAATCGTGTTCAAACCGGATGTTGGCCAACGCGGCGCGGGTGTGAGCGTCGTTCGATCCGAACAAGAGATGCGCGATTATTTCGGAAAGAGTGAGGGCGATACGATTGTGCAGGAATACGCGCCGGGTTATGAGTATGGTGTATTTTATTACCGCCATCCCGATCAAGCTCAGGGAAGTATTTTTGCGATTACTGACAAAAGATTCCCCGTCGTAAAGGGCGATGGCCAGAGCACGCTCGAAGAATTGATTCTTAATGATAGCCGGGCGGTTTGCATGGCGCGTTTCCTGCTCAACCAGCATCACGCGCGTTTGTTCGAGGTGCCGGCTGCTGGTGAAGTCATACCATTAGTGGAATTGGGCACGCATTGCCGCGGCGCGATTTTTTTTGACGGCGAAAAAATCAAGACGCCCGAGCTTGAAGCTTCGATAGACGCGGTTAGCCGCCATTTTGAGGGATTTTATTTCGGAAGGTACGACATCCGTACGCCTTCGCCGGAAGATTTCAAGCAGGGAAAAAATTTCAAGGTGATTGAACTAAACGGCGTGACCTCGGAAGCGACAAGTATTTATGATCCGGGGAACAGCTTGTTCAAGGCTTATCGCGTGTTGATGAAGCAATGGCGCATCGCTTTCGAGATCGGCGCGCTGAATCGTGCACGGGGTATTCGGCCAGTGCCATTGCGCGAGCTGATAAGAGTGGTAAGAAATTCATACGGCCTGGCGAAGGCTCAAGAAAAATGAAGAATTTCCTCATTGTGATCGGGAGATTGAGATCGGGAGTTCTGATTCCGTGCCGGTAAGGTTTTCAGCGAAACCGATTCACAGACATGC
This sequence is a window from Cytophagia bacterium CHB2. Protein-coding genes within it:
- a CDS encoding DUF4382 domain-containing protein, with the protein product MRKIATGSRIAKGRMNFFHEDTIMKYLHSTATVIGVVLSFILAGCEKDPMSGTSGNLKLSIKAMSGALAKETDAQAQQVTITSAQVVISEIEIESASEDSLDFVSEIPLIVNLNLAGTMTQISTISVPYGTYDEIEVEICKLDTSDGQGYTTNPNLQNRTIFVSGYVEGDSNAVFTFTSAIKLEQEQEFNPPLVIDASSPNTNVVLTIDTTTWFSDGAGGYLDPRLPLNQKAIERNIKASIKAFEDDDDDGKDDDHDDDGDD
- a CDS encoding alpha/beta fold hydrolase, with the protein product MLILSGRSSFSGWKFFAIIYLALLACSHAVRFFSPPETAARPDQNVLTLNALAHDRILPQHVKVAYNDLQPDNVISPPVVLLLHGSPVASITFRKFAPELAQSCRVLVPDLPGFGHSTLRIPDYSIRSHATYVLQMLDSLRLSRVHLVAYSMSGGVALHLAERAPERIQSITMVSALGVQELELLGDYHLNHAVHGLQLAFLWLVQEGVPHFGYLDDVFLNVPYARNFFDSDQRPLRAILTHYQNPMLIVHGRHDPLVPLAAAQEHYRLVPQSELQLFEGGHELIFSKPHMIAKQIEAFIQQAEQGRRLTRSQASSERFALAQQPFDPSQIPQAQGIALVTLVFLLALATLVSEDLTCISAGLLVARGTMGYFSATLGCFLGIVFGDFLLFFAGKYLGGPALRRAPMKWFFNEDAITRGRRWFEREGAKVIVLSRFMPGSRLPTYVAAGLLRMSFWKFCGYFVLAAALWTPALVAVSTLLGGKVMEYLSLYEQYSWRILIGLAVVLWFMAKLVVPLFSFRGRRLLVSKWRRLTHWEFWPLWAFYPPVIFYVLYLGLKHRSLTVFTAANPAIFTGGFLGESKSDILNRLAGADGYIARHRLICVSGNEEQRVQAVKSFMHEFSLSFPIVFKPDVGQRGAGVSVVRSEQEMRDYFGKSEGDTIVQEYAPGYEYGVFYYRHPDQAQGSIFAITDKRFPVVKGDGQSTLEELILNDSRAVCMARFLLNQHHARLFEVPAAGEVIPLVELGTHCRGAIFFDGEKIKTPELEASIDAVSRHFEGFYFGRYDIRTPSPEDFKQGKNFKVIELNGVTSEATSIYDPGNSLFKAYRVLMKQWRIAFEIGALNRARGIRPVPLRELIRVVRNSYGLAKAQEK